The following nucleotide sequence is from Chromobacterium rhizoryzae.
TCCTGATCCAGAAAGCCGTCCTCCTGCAAGGGGCAGCCCGGTTCAATGGCGCCGATGCCGATGAAAGCCACGTCGGCCTCCGCGCCCAGCGCCTCCACCGCGCGGTACAGCCGGTGGTGGCACCATTGCGCGCGGTCGTCGGCGCTGTCGGCGTACAAGGGCGCCGGCAGCAGGTAGTAACGGCTTTGGGTTTTCTGCGCCGCCGGCAAGGCCACGTCGTAGCGGTTGGAGCAGCCGTCGTGGGCGATGGTGCCGATCAGCGACACCAGCCGGTGCTGCGGGCTGTGGATGTCGCCCAGCTCGTCGATCACGGCCTTGAGCGTGCGGCCGGAGCCCAGCGCCGCCACCAGCGGGCGCGGCTGCTGCAAATAGCGCTCGAACACGCGCGCGCCGGCCACCGCCAGCTTCTTGCGCAGTTCGGCCGGCGTGTCGCCGTCTGCCGGCACCACCTCGCACAGTTGCAGGCCGAAACGCCGGCGCAAGGCTTCCGCCAATTCCAGGCAGGCCGCCACCGGATGCGTCACCGTCACCTTGACCAGGCCCTGCTCCACCGCCGCCGCCACCAGCCGCTGCGCCACTTGGCGCGACACTTGCAGCTGCTCGGCGATCTCGTGCTGGGTCTTGCCCGCCACGTAATACAGCCAGGCGGCCCGCGCCGCCTGGTCCAGCTTTTCCTGCTGTTTGGACAAAACACCCTCCTCGCTTGGTTTGGCCCTCGCCCGCGTCCGCGTCCGCAACGCAGAGAGGCACATTCTAAACGATTGGCGCGCCGCGCTTCATTCGCCGCAAGCACGAAGAAATAGGCTTTTAAAATCATGCTGCTATGCAGCACTTCTTTTTCGCCCTCTGCGCTTGACAGCCTTCTTCATTTTATCGAATATTTGCCCACAACAAGAGCAAATGCTCAAAAACAATCTTTGGAGGAGAAAGCATGAAGTTGAAACACAAGGTGGCCATCGTCACCGGCGCGGCCGGCGGCATCGGGCTGGCGGTGGCGCGCCGCTATCTGGCCGAAGGCGCGCGCTGCCTGCTGGTGGACCTGCGGCTGAGCCCGGAACTGCTGGCGCTGGCCGGCGGGGCGGACGCGGACAACACGGCCTTGCTGGCCGCCGACATCGGCAAGCGCGACGATATCGAACACATCGTCCGCGCCGCGATCGAGCGCTTCGGCCGCGTGGACATCCTCTACAACAACGCGGCGCTGTTCGACCTGGCCCCGCTGCTGGAAGCCAGCTGGGACAGCTATGAGCGGCTGTTCGCCGTCAACGTCAAGGGCATGTTCTTCCTGATGCAGGCGGCGGCGCGGCAAATGGCGGCCCAGGGCGAGGGCGGCAAGATCATCAATCTGTCGTCCCAGGCCGGCCGCCGCGGCGAGGCGCTGGTGGCCCATTACTGCGCCAGCAAGGCGGCGGTGATCAGCTACACCCAGTCCGCCGCCCTGGCGCTGGCGCCGCACGGCATCAACGTCAACGCCATCGCGCCCGGCGTGGTGGACACGCCGATGTGGGATCAGGTGGACGCGCAGTTCGCCCTTTACGAGAGCCTTGGCCCCGGCGAGAAAAAACGGCGGGTGGGCGCGGCGGTGCCGCTGGGCCGCATGGGCAGGCCGGAGGATTTATGCGGCGCGGCGGTGTTTCTCGCCTCCGCCGACGCGGACTACATCACCGCCCAGACGCTGAACGTGGACGGCGGCAACTGGATGAGCTGAGCCGCCACGCCGGCAAACCGCCCTGATTCACGCCTCAAGACCCGATCCAGAACCGCAGACACCGCCCCGAGCGGGTCCGAGCCGCCGCCGCATCGCGCCCGGCAAGCCGGCCGCACCAGCTTTGTCCGCAACGCTTCAAGCAAGGAGAAACGCCATGACCAGACCCTGCCGCTTCCCGCTGGCCGCCACCCTGCTGCTGGCCGGCTCCGCCCACGCCGCCACCCTCACCATCGCCACGCTGAACAACCCGGACATGATCACGCTGAAAAAGCTGTCCCCGGCCTTCGAGGCGCAAAACCCCGGCATCAAGCTCAACTGGGTGGTGCTGGAGGAAAACATGCTGCGCCAGCGCGTCACCACCGACATCGCCACCAAGAGCGGCAAATTCGATCTGATGACGATAGGCACCTACGAAGCGCCGATCTGGGCCCAAAAAGGCTGGTTGCAGCCCATGGATCAACTGGCGCCCGGCTATGAACTGGCCGATGTGGTCAAGACCGCGCGCGACGCGCTGTCCTACAAGGGCCAGCTGTACGCGCTGCCCTTCTACGTGGAAAGCTCGATGACCTATTACCGCAAGGACTTGTTCGCCAAACTGGGGCTGAACATGCCGGAGCGGCCCACTTACCAGCAGATCGCCGGCTTCGCCAAAACGCTGAAGGAAAAAGGCGGGGTGTACGGCATCTGCCTGCGCGGCAAGGCCGGCTGGGGCGAGAACATGGCCTATCTGTCCACCCTGATCCACACCAACGGCGGCCGCTGGTTCGACGAGCAATGGCGGCCGACGATAGACAGCCCGGAGTGGAAGCAGTCGCTGAACTTCTACGTGGACCTGATGCGCCGCTACGGCCCGCCCGGCGCCAGCACCAACGGCTTCAACGAGAACCTGACCCTGTTCGCCAGCGGCAAATGCGGCATCTGGATAGACGCCACCGTGGCCGCCGGACTCTTGTTCAACCCCAAGGAATCCCAGGTGGCGGACAAGGTGGGCTTCGCCCAAGCGCCGACGGGGGTGACGCCCAAGGGCTCCAGCTGGCTGTGGTCCTGGGCGCTGGCGGTGCCCAAGTCCTCGCGCCAGCAGGCGGCGGCCAAGCAGTTCGCGCAATGGGCCACCTCCAAGGACTACATCCGGCTGGTGGCCAAGGATCAGGGCTGGACCTCGGTGCCGCCCGGCACCCGCCTGTCCACTTACCAGCAGCCGGAATACCAAAAGGCCGCGCCCTTCGCCAAATTCGTGCTGGCGGCGATCCAGCAGGCCAATCCCAATGAGCCGGCGCTGAAAAAAGTGCCCTATACCGGCATCCAGTATGTCGGCATCCCGGAGTTCCAGTCCTTCGGCACCGTGGTGGGCCAGGCCGTTTCCGGCGCGCTGGCCGGTCAAAGCAGCGTGGACGCGGCGCTGAAAGCCGGCCAGGCGGCGGCGGACCGGGCGGTGCGGCAAGGCGGTTATCAGAAGCCGTAAGAACCTACGGAGTCTGCCCCCAGCGCTTCGCCGCTCCCATCCACCCACGACCGCCGTCGCGGCGGTCCGGAGGAAAACCCATGCCCTCTCCCGCTCACACTTTGCGCGCCGACGCCGGCGCGGCCCCGCCGCCCAGGCCGCGCCGCGGCGGCGTACAGCGCTGGCTGCTGGCCCCGGCGGTGCTCAGCCTGTTGCTGTGGTCGCTGGTGCCGCTGGCGATGACCCTGTATTTCTCGGTCAACCGCTACAGCCTGCTGAGCCCGGACGAATCCGGCTTCGCCGGCCTGGACAATTACCGCTTCCTGTGGAGCGATCCGGCCTTTGTCCCCTCCATCGCCAACACCTTGCTGCTGACCGGCGCGGTGCTGCTGATCTCCGTCGTCGGCGGCGTGCTGATGGCGGTGCTGTTCGACCAGCCCTGCTTCGGCCGCGGCCCGGCCCGGCTGCTGGCCATCGCGCCCTTCTTCGTGATGCCCACCGTGGGCGCGCTGATCTGGAAGAACATGCTGCTGCACCCGGTCTACGGCCTGTTCGCCGCCGCCGCGCAAGCGCTGGGCCTGCCGCCGGTGGACTGGCTGGGCCAGTACCCGATGTTCTCTCTCATCCTGATCGTCAGCTGGCAATGGCTGCCCTTTGCCTTCCTGATCCTGCTCACCGCCATCCAGTCGCTGGACCCGGAGCAGAAGGAAGCCGCCCAGATCGACGGCGCCGGCCCGCTGGCCATGTTCTTCCACATCGTCCTGCCGCATCTGAGGCGGCCCATCGGCGTGGTGGTGATGATTGAAACCATCTTTTTGCTATCGGTGTTCGCGGAAATCTACGCCACCACCGGCGGCGGCCCCGGCACCTCCACCACCACGCTGTCCTTTTTGATCTACGCGGTGGGCTTGCAGCAATTCGATGTCGGCCTGGCGTCCACCGGCGGCGTGCTGGCGGTGGTGCTGGCCAATATCGTGGCGGTGTTCCTGATCCGCATGCTGGCGCAGAACTTCAAGGAGGAGCGACAAACATGAACGCGAGAGCGACGCTGTCCTGGCGCTACGCCGCCACCTCCGCCGCGGCCTGGCTGATCGCCCTGCTGCTGTTCTTCCCCATCCTGTGGATGCTGCTGACCGCCTTCAAGACCGAGGCCCAGGCCTACCAGCTCAGCCTGTGGTTCCAGCCCACGCTGGACAGCTTCCGCGAGGTGTTCGCCCGCAGCGACTACCTGGCCTTTGCCGGCCATTCCATCGCCGTGTCCTTCGGCGCCACCGCGCTCAGCCTGCTGCTGGCGGTGCCGGCCGCCTATAGCCTGGCCTTCCATCCCGGCGCGCGCGCGCAGCCGCTGCTGCTGTGGATGCTGTCCACCAAGATGCTGCCTTCGGTGGGCGTGCTGCTGCCGGTCTATCTGCTGCTGAAACAGGGCGGCCTGCTGGATACCGTGACCGGGCTGGCGCTGGTCTACGCGCTGGCCAATCTGCCGATCGCGGTGTGGATGGCCTACACCTATTTCTGCGAAGTGCCGCGCGAAATCCTGGAGGCGGCGCGCATGGACGGCGCCGGCCTGTGGCAGGAAATCATGCATATGCTGCTGCCGATGGCCCTGCCCGGCCTGGCGTCCACCAGCTTGCTGTTGCTGATTCTGAGCTGGAACGAGGCGTTCTGGAGCATCAATCTGTCCAGCGCCCACGCCGCGCCGCTGACGGTGTTCATCGCCTCCTACTCCAGCCCGGAGGGCCTGTTCTGGGCCAAGCTGTCCGCCGCCTCGCTGCTGGCGGTGGCGCCCATCCTGGCGCTGGGCTGGCTGACGCAAAAGCAGCTGGTGCGCGGCCTCACTTTCGGAGCGGTCAAATGAGCGCCGCCGTCTCCCATCTGGTCTGCGATTGCGACGGGGTGCTGCTGGACAGCGAGGCCGCCGCCCAGCGCGCGCTGCAAACGCAGCTGGCGGCGCGCCTGCCGTCCGGCGTGGACGCGGCCGCGGTGATCCAGCCGCGGCTGGGCATGACGCTGGAAGCGCTGTTGGCCGACATCGCCCGCCAGCACCCCTTGCCGCTGACGCCGGACGAGATCGCGCGCATCCGCCGGGCGGTGGACGCCGAGGTGGCGGCGCGGCTGCGGGCCGTACCCGGCGTGGCCGCCGCCTTGCGCGCCATCCCCTTGCCCAAGGCGGTGGCCAGCAACAGCGCCGGGGCGCGGGTGCGCGCGGCGTTGCGCCGCACCGGGCTGTGGCCCTTGTTCCAGGGCCGCGTGCATTGCGCCGACGAGGTGGGCGCGGCCAAGCCGGCGCCGGATGTCTACCTGGCGGCCTGCCGCTCGCTGCGCGCCGCGCCGGATCGCTGCCTGGCGCTGGAGGACAGCGTCACCGGCGTCACCGCCGCCCGCGCCGCCGGCCTGCGCGTGCTGGGCTTCGCCGGCGCCGGCCACATCGCCGCCGGCCACGCAGAGCGGCTGCTGGCCGCCGGGGCCGGCCTGGTCTTCGACGATATGCGGCGGCTGCCGGAGCTGGTGCGCCGGCTGCAAGCCCGTCCGTTCTGAAATACTGATAAGGAGAAAACACATGGCAAGCGTCCAATTGCGCCATGTCGGCAAACGCTACGGCGACGGTCCGGAAGTGATGTCCGACATTCAACTGCACATCGACGACGGCGAGTTCGTCGTCTTCGTCGGCCCGTCCGGCTGCGGCAAGTCCACGCTGCTGCGCATGATCGCCGGCCTGGAGGAGATCAGCGACGGCGAGCTGGAGATAGGCGGCGAACGCATGAACGAGGTGCCGGCGGCCAAGCGCGGCATCGCCATGGTGTTCCAGTCCTACGCGCTCTACCCGCATATGAGCTTGTACGACAATATGGCCTTCGGCCTCAAACTGGCCGGCAAGAGCCGCGCCGAGATCGACGCCGCGGTGCGCCGCGCCGCCGCCATCCTGCACATCGACCACCTGCTGGAGCGCAAGCCCAAGGCCCTGTCCGGCGGCCAGCGCCAACGGGTGGCCATAGGCCGCGCCATCACCCGCCAGCCCAAGGTGTTCTTGTTCGACGAGCCGCTGTCCAATCTGGACGCGGCGCTGCGGGTCAAAATGCGGCTGGAGTTCGCCCGCCTGCACCAGCAACTGAAAACCACCATGATCTACGTGACCCACGACCAGGTGGAGGCGATGACGCTGGCGGACAAGATTGTGGTGCTGTCGGCCGGCCGCGTCGAACAAGTGGGCGCGCCGCGCGCGCTCTACCACCATCCGGCCAACCGTTTCGTCGCCGGCTTCATCGGCTCGCCGCGGATGAATTTTCTGCCGGGCCGCGTGTTGAGCATCCAGCCGGCAGGCGTGGCCGTGCGTCTGGACGGCGGCGGCGAGCTGCTGGCGGCGGTGACGGCGCAAGACCTGAAGCCCGGCGACGCCGTCGCCGTCGGCGTCCGCCCGGAACACCTGCAACCGGCCCCCGGGCCAGCGGCGCTGCGCGCCCGCGTGGCCGCGGTGGAAAGCCTGGGCGACTGCGCCTATCTGTACGCCGAGGCGCCGGACGCCGACGAGCCGCTGATCAGCCGGATCTCGGACGCGCAGGACTTCGCCGCCGGCGACGAAACGGGCTTCAGCGCACAGCCGCATCACTGCCACCTGTTCCGCGAGGACGGCCTGGCCCTGCCGCGCCTGCCGCGCTAAACCCCGCCATGGAACCCGCGATGACACTTGCCCCCACCCCGCCGCGCTGGCTGCATATCGGCGCCGGCGCCTTCCACCGCGCCCACCAGGCCGTCTATCTGGACCAACTGGCCGGCGCCGACGCCGAGCCCTGGCGGCTGGCCGTCGGCAATATCCGCGCCGACCTGAACCCGCTGCTGGAGCAGTTGGCGGCGCAGCAAGGCCAGTACACGCTGGAAACCGTCAGCCCGGCCGGCGAGCGCCGCTACCGGCGCATCCGCGCCATCGACGCGGTGCTGCCCTGGGATCGCCAACTGAGCGCGCTGATAGGCGAAGGCGCGCACCCGGCCACCCGGGTGATCTCCTTCACCGTCACCGAAGCCGGCTACTACCTGAACCAGGAGCAGGCGCTGGACACCGCCAATCCGGAGCTGGCGGACGATTTGCACGGTGGGCTCAACACCCTGTACGGCGCCGTCGCCGCGATTTTGCGCGCGCGCGCGGCGCGCGGCGGCGGCGCGCTCACCTTGCTCAACTGCGACAATCTGCGCCACAACGGCGAGCGCTTCCGCCAGGGCCTGGAACAGTTTCTGACCCTGCGCCAGGAAACCGAGCTGCTGGCGTGGACACGCCGCCACAGCAGCTGCCCCAACGCCATGGTGGACCGCATCACCCCGCGGCCGCCGCCGGAGCTGGCGGAGCGGGTGGCCGCCGCCACCGGCTGGCGCGACCCCTGCGCGATCACCGCCGAATCCTTCACCCAGTGGGTGATAGAGGACCGCTTCGCCGCCGGCCGCCCGGCGCTGGAGCGCGTCGGCGCGCAGCTGGTGGCCGATGTCCAGCCCTATGAGGAAGCCAAGATCCGCATCCTCAACGCCAGCCACAGCGGCATCGCCTGGGCCGGCAGCCTGCTGGGCCTGGACTTCATCCACCAGGGCGCGGCGGACCCGGACATCCGGCAACTGGCTCACGACTACGTCAGCCAGGACGTGATCCCCTGCCTCAGCCCCAGCCCGCTGGACCTGGCCGGCTACCGCGACAGCGTGCTGGAGCGCTTCGGCAATCCGGCGCTGGGCGACAGCAATCAGCGCGTGGCGGCGGACGGCTACGCCAAGCTGCCCGGCTTCATCGCGCCCACGCTGCGGGAATCCATCGACGCCGGCCGCCGGCCGGACGCCTGCGCCATGCTGCCGGCGCTGTTCCTGCGCTTTTTGCAACGCTGGCGCGCCGGCCGGCTGGGCTACGCCTACCGGGACGGCAGCATGGACATCGCCGCCTGCCATCGCATGCTGGCGGCCGCCGACCCGGTGGCCGCCTACTGCGCGGACCCGGCGCTCTGGGGCCCCTTGGCCGGCAGCCCGGCGCTGGTCGCGCCCTTGCGCGCCGCATTGGCGCGGGTGGACAGCTGGCTGGACGGCCGCGGACGGGGATAGACTGCGCGAGAGAGCCGCCATCCGGCCGTCCGCCACTCCCTCCAAGGACAAAACCATGTATCTGGGCATCGATCTGGGCACTTCGGAAATCAAGGCCGTGCTGCTGGACGGCGACAACCGCCCGCTCGCCAGCGCCGGCGCGGCGCTGGACGTGTCGCGGCCGCGGCCGGGCTGGGCCGAGCAAGACCCGGAAGACTGGTGGCGCGCCGCCTGCGCGGCGGTCGCCAAGCTGCGCGAGCAGGCGCCGGCCGCGCTGGCCGCCACCCGCGCCGTCGGCCTGTCCGGCCAGATGCACGGCGCGGTGCTGCTGGACAGCAGGGACCGCGTGTTGCGGCCGGCCATCTTGTGGAACGATTTGCGCAGCGTGGCCGAATGCGCCGAACTGACCGCCGCCGCGCCGCGGCTCCACGCCGTCGCCGGCAACCTGGCCATGCCCGGCTTCACCGCGCCCAAATTGCGCTGGCTGGCGCGGCATGAGCCGGAGAGCTTCCGCGCCGTCGCCACCGTGCTGCTGCCCAAGGACTATCTGCGCCTGCGCCTGTGCGGCGACAAGATCACCGACACCTCGGACGCCTCCGGCACCTTGTGGCTGGACGTGGGCCGCCGCGACTGGTCCGAGGAGCTGCTGGACGCCGGCGGACTGTCGCGCCGCCAGATGCCGCGGCTGGTGGAGGGGCTGGCGCCGGCCGGACGGCTGAGCCCGGCCGCGGCCGCCGCCTGGGGCATCGCTCAGCCGCCGCTGATCGCCGGCGGCGCCGGGGACGGCGCGGCCAGCGCCGTCGGCATCGGCGCGATCGCCCCCGGCGACGGCTTCCTGTCCCTGGGCACCTCCGGGGTGATCTTCGTCGTCGACGACCGTTTCCGCCCCAATCCGGCGCAGGCGCTGCACGCCTTCTGCCATGCGCTGCCCCGGCGCTGGAGCCTGATGAGCGTGATGCTGTCCGCCGCCAGCTGCCTGCGCTGGTTCTGCCGGCTGGCCGGCGTGGACGAGGCGACGCTGCTGACGGAAATCGAGCAGCTGAGCCCGGCGGAACAAGCCGCCGCGCCGGTGTTCCTGCCCTATTTGTCCGGCGAGCGCACTCCGCACAACGACCCCTTCGCCCCGGGCGCCTTCTGGGGCCTGAGCCAGGCGCACGGCCGCGCCGCGCTCGGCTACGCGGTGCTGGAGGGCGTCGCCTTCGGCATGGCGGACGGGCTGGACGCGCTGCGCGCCGCCGGCGCCGCGCCGCGAGCCTTGTCCCTGGTGGGCGGCGGCGCGCGCAGCCCGTTCTGGGCGCAGTTGCTGGCCGACGCGCTGGACGCCGAAATCCTCACCCATCAGGGCGGCGAAGCCGGCGCCGCGCTGGGCGCGGCCCGCCTGGGCTGGCTGGCGGACGGCGGCGACCTCGGCGCCGTCTGCGCCAAACCGCCGCTGCGGGCGCGCTGCGCGCCGGACGCCGCCCGGCATCAGGCCTTGCAAGCTCGCCTGCGTCACTTTCGCGCCCTCTACCAGGCGCGGCCCCCCTCATTTGCGGAGACCTCCCCATGATTCTGTGCTGCGGCGAAGCCCTGTACGATTTTTTCCTGGAACCCGGCGCGGCGGAATGGCCGCAGCTGAACTACCGCGCCGTGCCCGGCGGCTCGCCGTTCAATGTGGCCGTGGGCCTGGCGCGGCTGGGCCGGCGCGCGGCCCTGCTGACGCCCTTGTCCAACGATTATCTGGGCGCGCAGCTGCGGCGGCTGTTGGAGCGGGAGGGGGTGGACGGACGCTATCTGCTGCCGCGCGATCTGCCCACCACTTTGGCGATGGTGAGCGTGGACGCAGGCGGCCAGCCGCAATACGGCTTCTACGGCGAGCGCGCGCCGGAAGCCAGCCTGCGCCCGGAGGAGCTGCCGACGCTGGACGACGAAGTCGCCGCCGTCCACTTCGGCTCCTACGCCTTGGTGGGCCGCCCCGGCGGCGAGGCGCTGCAAGCGCTGGCGGCCCGCGAAAGCGGCCGGCGGCTGATCTCGCTGGATCCCAATCTGCGGCTGAACGTGGAGCCGGAACGGGCGCGCTGGCGGCAATGCCTGGACATCCATCGCCGCCACGCCCATCTGATCAAGGTCAGCGCCGAGGATCTGGCCCTGCTGTATCCGGGACAGGAGATCGAAGCCTGCGCCCGCGGCTGGCTCGCCCCGCCATGCCAGTTGCTGCTGCTGACCCGCGGCGAACAAGGCGTGCGCGTGTTCAGCCGCCGTCACGGCGAATGGGAACAGCCGGCCGCCGCCGTCCAGGTGGTGGACACCGTGGGCGCCGGCGACAGCTTCCAGGCCGCGCTGCTGTGCCGGCTGGCCGAGCTGGGCCGGCTGAGCCCGGACGGGCTGGCGGCGCTGAGCCGGGCGGAAACCGAGGATCTGGTCCGCTTCGCAACGCGCGCCGCCGCCCTCACCTGCGCGCGGCGCGGGCCGGACCTGCCGCGACGGGCGCAGCTGGCGGACTAAGCGCCTGTTCAAAGCCTCGCGAGCGAGGGCGAGGCCAGGCGTTGCGGCGGAGAAAGCGGAATGTGCTCGCGGCGCATGAGCATTTCGAAGCGGCGCTCGCCGCGCCGCGTTTCACGAATAGCGGCAGACTGTGAACAGGTTCTAAAGCGGCGCCGACTCGCCGCCGCCCTCTGCCCGCAGCCAATCGAACAGATTCGCCATCGCCTCGCTGCGCAGCGCGTCGCGCGGCCGGGACAACCACCATTGCGCGCCGGGCCGGCGCGGGTAGCCGGCCAGCTCGCGCAGCCGGCCGTCGGCCAGCGCCTCCTCCAAGGCCGGCGACGGCAGACAGGCGATGCCGTGGCCGCGCAGGGCCGCGTCCAGCGCCAGCTGCGGCGCATCGTAAACGGCGGCGACGCCGAAACGCGGCAGCAGCGCTTGCACCGCGGCCTCCGCCTCCTCCGGCATGCGCGTCTTTTCCAGGCAGATCAAACGCGCCAGCTGCGGATGGCGCTCGGCCGGCAACGCCGCCAGCTGTTCCGCCAAGGCCGGCGCGGCGACGAAACGCCAGTCCTCGCGCAGCCAGGCCGCGTCTTCCCAGCCGGCCGTCGCCATCGGCTGCCGGCCGATGACGATGTCCACGTCGATCTCATCGGCCTGGCCCGGCTCCTCGTCTATGGATAACAAGGGCACGATGTCGGGATGGGCGGCGCGCAGCCGGTCCAAGCGTCCCTGCAGCCAGCCGTGCAGTAAAAAAGCCGGCCCCACCAGCACCACCAGGCCCGGGTCCGTGTAGACCGCGATGCGGTCCAGCCCGCGCCGCAGCGTGTCCAGCGCGCGCCGCACGCTTTGTTGCAGCATTTCGCCGGCAAAGGTCAGTTCGATGCCGCGGCCCACTCGCTGGAACAAAGGCTGGCCGACAAAGGCCTCCAGCTGTTGAATCTGATGACTGACCGCGGACTGCGACAGATGCAGCGCCTCGGCGGCGCGGGAAACGCTGCCCAGGCGCGCGGCGGCTTCGAAGCCGGTCAGCAGCCGCAGCGAGGGCAGGCGGCCAAGCGCGCCCGTCGCCGGGTCTTCCCGCTCGGCCGCCTGCGGCCCGCCGCTGTTATCGCCTCTCTCCATCCGAATATGTCCTCCTGATTTCCGGTCGGCGCGGACGCGCAGCGGGCTGTGAACGCATGCTCAAGCCGGTTGCTGCTGGGTCGCGCAATGAATGCCCCCGCCGCCGGCGGCGATGCCGTCGATGTTCAGCTGCACCACCTCGCGTTGCGGGAAGAGCTCGCGCAAGGCCGCGCCCGCGTTGCGGTCCGCCTTGGCGTCGCCGAACTCCGGCGCGATCACCGCCCCGTTGCAGACGTAGAAATTGATATAGCCGGCCGCCATCTCGTGGCCCTCGTACTCCGGCCTCACCCGCTCCGGCCCCGGCAAGACCACCACCTCCAACTTGCGGCCGCGCGCGTCCCGCGCCTGGCGCAGCAGGCTCAGATGACGGCGCGTCACCTGGTAATCGTAAGACTGCGGGTCCGTCTCCAGGCCGGCCACCACCACGCCGGGGCGAGCGAAACGGGCGTAAAAATCGGTATGGCCGTCGGTGATGTCGCGGCCGGCGATGCCGGGCAGCCAGATCACCTTGTCCACGCCCAGCAGCCGGCGCAGTTCGCGCTCGCACTGCGCCTTGCTCAGGCCCGGGTTGCGATTGGGATTGAGCACGCAGCTTTCGGTGATGATGGCGGTGCCCTCGCCGTCCACCTCGATGCCGCCGCCCTCCAGCACCAGCGAGGTCCGCACGACCGGCGCGCCGCTCTTGGCCGCCACCGCGGCCGCCACCTTGGCGTCCCTACGGTGCGCCTGCTTGCCGCCCCAGCCGTTGAAGTTGAAATCCACCGCCGCCGCCCCGCCCTTGCCCTTGACGAAGATCGGGCCGCTGTCGCGTATCCACAGATCGTCCAGCGGCTGCTCCACCAGTTCCACCTTGGGGCCGCACAGCTTGGCCGCCAGCGCCATGTCCTCGGCGCGCGTCAGCATGCGCACCGGCTCGTGGGCGGCGATGGCCTGGGCCACTCGCGCCAGATCCCGCCGCACCACCGGCAGCAAACTCGTGCCCCACACCTCCAGGCTGGGACCGAAGGCCATCCAGGTGGCGGCGTGGCCCTCGCCCTCGTCCGGCATGCGGTAGCCGGCCGCGTTCGGCTCCGCGCTCCAAGCGCGGGCGGCCATCATGCCGCCCGCCGTCAACAGGCTTGCGCCCAGGAATTGTCGTCTAGTGCTCATCGCCGTGTCTCCAAGGCCGGTTTCCAGCCACATGGCCGTGCTTGGCATTGTGCAAGCGGACATGCATTTGAAAAAGCGATGAATTTTGCGGAAACCTATCTATTTCTATCATGTATTTGCCGCCGCCGCGCGCCGGCGGGAAGAATGACATAAGCTGAAGACGGAATACAGGAGGGGCCGGCATGCGTCTCGCGCTTTGCATCATCATCGCCGTCATCGCGGCCCAGGCCCGCCTGGCCCTGGCGCAA
It contains:
- the dalD gene encoding D-arabinitol 4-dehydrogenase, whose translation is MTLAPTPPRWLHIGAGAFHRAHQAVYLDQLAGADAEPWRLAVGNIRADLNPLLEQLAAQQGQYTLETVSPAGERRYRRIRAIDAVLPWDRQLSALIGEGAHPATRVISFTVTEAGYYLNQEQALDTANPELADDLHGGLNTLYGAVAAILRARAARGGGALTLLNCDNLRHNGERFRQGLEQFLTLRQETELLAWTRRHSSCPNAMVDRITPRPPPELAERVAAATGWRDPCAITAESFTQWVIEDRFAAGRPALERVGAQLVADVQPYEEAKIRILNASHSGIAWAGSLLGLDFIHQGAADPDIRQLAHDYVSQDVIPCLSPSPLDLAGYRDSVLERFGNPALGDSNQRVAADGYAKLPGFIAPTLRESIDAGRRPDACAMLPALFLRFLQRWRAGRLGYAYRDGSMDIAACHRMLAAADPVAAYCADPALWGPLAGSPALVAPLRAALARVDSWLDGRGRG
- the xylB gene encoding xylulokinase, with protein sequence MYLGIDLGTSEIKAVLLDGDNRPLASAGAALDVSRPRPGWAEQDPEDWWRAACAAVAKLREQAPAALAATRAVGLSGQMHGAVLLDSRDRVLRPAILWNDLRSVAECAELTAAAPRLHAVAGNLAMPGFTAPKLRWLARHEPESFRAVATVLLPKDYLRLRLCGDKITDTSDASGTLWLDVGRRDWSEELLDAGGLSRRQMPRLVEGLAPAGRLSPAAAAAWGIAQPPLIAGGAGDGAASAVGIGAIAPGDGFLSLGTSGVIFVVDDRFRPNPAQALHAFCHALPRRWSLMSVMLSAASCLRWFCRLAGVDEATLLTEIEQLSPAEQAAAPVFLPYLSGERTPHNDPFAPGAFWGLSQAHGRAALGYAVLEGVAFGMADGLDALRAAGAAPRALSLVGGGARSPFWAQLLADALDAEILTHQGGEAGAALGAARLGWLADGGDLGAVCAKPPLRARCAPDAARHQALQARLRHFRALYQARPPSFAETSP
- a CDS encoding carbohydrate kinase family protein; its protein translation is MILCCGEALYDFFLEPGAAEWPQLNYRAVPGGSPFNVAVGLARLGRRAALLTPLSNDYLGAQLRRLLEREGVDGRYLLPRDLPTTLAMVSVDAGGQPQYGFYGERAPEASLRPEELPTLDDEVAAVHFGSYALVGRPGGEALQALAARESGRRLISLDPNLRLNVEPERARWRQCLDIHRRHAHLIKVSAEDLALLYPGQEIEACARGWLAPPCQLLLLTRGEQGVRVFSRRHGEWEQPAAAVQVVDTVGAGDSFQAALLCRLAELGRLSPDGLAALSRAETEDLVRFATRAAALTCARRGPDLPRRAQLAD
- a CDS encoding LysR family transcriptional regulator produces the protein MERGDNSGGPQAAEREDPATGALGRLPSLRLLTGFEAAARLGSVSRAAEALHLSQSAVSHQIQQLEAFVGQPLFQRVGRGIELTFAGEMLQQSVRRALDTLRRGLDRIAVYTDPGLVVLVGPAFLLHGWLQGRLDRLRAAHPDIVPLLSIDEEPGQADEIDVDIVIGRQPMATAGWEDAAWLREDWRFVAAPALAEQLAALPAERHPQLARLICLEKTRMPEEAEAAVQALLPRFGVAAVYDAPQLALDAALRGHGIACLPSPALEEALADGRLRELAGYPRRPGAQWWLSRPRDALRSEAMANLFDWLRAEGGGESAPL
- a CDS encoding agmatine deiminase family protein, whose product is MSTRRQFLGASLLTAGGMMAARAWSAEPNAAGYRMPDEGEGHAATWMAFGPSLEVWGTSLLPVVRRDLARVAQAIAAHEPVRMLTRAEDMALAAKLCGPKVELVEQPLDDLWIRDSGPIFVKGKGGAAAVDFNFNGWGGKQAHRRDAKVAAAVAAKSGAPVVRTSLVLEGGGIEVDGEGTAIITESCVLNPNRNPGLSKAQCERELRRLLGVDKVIWLPGIAGRDITDGHTDFYARFARPGVVVAGLETDPQSYDYQVTRRHLSLLRQARDARGRKLEVVVLPGPERVRPEYEGHEMAAGYINFYVCNGAVIAPEFGDAKADRNAGAALRELFPQREVVQLNIDGIAAGGGGIHCATQQQPA